A part of Aquibium oceanicum genomic DNA contains:
- a CDS encoding zinc-binding metallopeptidase family protein has protein sequence MKLFACPACASRLYFENSRCLACNSSVVYAPERQGFDLVGPESPNCVNADECACNWVGDQRFGGYCRACALNRTIPDLSVPENRDRWARVERAKRRVVFALLEFELPVWPKERPEDEEGLAFDFLADPKGAGPGGERILTGHDNGLITLNVAEADSPERERMRIAMGENYRTLLGHFRHELGHYYWDRLVRDDPERLEAFRALFGDERDDYAQALQRHYENAAPPDWEQRHISAYAASHAWEDWAETWAHYLHIADTLEMAEEFRIPLHRLDVAAAPAVRETDPDSDIDGVVSRWLALTEIVNGINRCMGLRDLYPFVITPKVAEKLDYVRRLLQGA, from the coding sequence ATGAAACTCTTCGCCTGCCCCGCGTGCGCGAGCCGTCTCTATTTCGAGAACTCGCGCTGTCTTGCCTGCAACAGCTCCGTCGTCTACGCGCCGGAACGGCAGGGTTTCGACCTTGTCGGTCCGGAAAGCCCCAACTGCGTGAACGCGGACGAATGCGCCTGCAACTGGGTGGGCGACCAGCGTTTCGGCGGCTATTGCCGGGCCTGCGCGCTCAACCGGACGATCCCCGATCTTTCCGTGCCGGAAAACCGTGACCGCTGGGCCCGCGTCGAGCGGGCGAAGCGGCGCGTCGTCTTCGCGCTTTTGGAATTCGAGCTGCCGGTGTGGCCCAAGGAGCGTCCCGAGGACGAGGAAGGCCTCGCCTTCGATTTCCTGGCTGACCCTAAGGGCGCGGGTCCGGGAGGCGAACGTATCCTGACCGGCCACGACAACGGGCTGATCACGCTCAACGTGGCGGAGGCGGATTCGCCGGAGCGGGAGCGCATGCGCATCGCCATGGGCGAGAATTACCGCACGCTTCTCGGCCATTTCCGCCACGAACTCGGCCACTACTATTGGGACCGCCTGGTGCGCGACGATCCCGAGAGGCTCGAGGCCTTCCGCGCGCTCTTCGGCGACGAGCGCGATGACTATGCGCAGGCATTGCAGCGTCACTACGAAAACGCCGCGCCTCCGGACTGGGAGCAGCGGCACATCTCGGCCTATGCGGCCAGCCATGCCTGGGAGGACTGGGCCGAGACCTGGGCACACTACCTCCACATCGCCGACACGCTGGAGATGGCCGAGGAATTCCGAATCCCGCTGCACAGGCTGGACGTCGCCGCCGCGCCCGCCGTCCGGGAGACCGATCCCGACAGCGACATCGACGGCGTGGTCTCGCGCTGGCTGGCGCTGACGGAGATCGTCAACGGCATCAACCGCTGCATGGGGCTGAGGGATCTATACCCCTTCGTCATCACGCCGAAGGTGGCCGAGAAGCTGGATTACGTGCGCCGGCTCCTGCAGGGCGCCTAG
- a CDS encoding helix-turn-helix transcriptional regulator, translating into MTASQSDSVFVDRVYEASVIPEYWPQVLRDFARMAGAQEAALLATDSEGSKLVGSSPAVDELAAKVYSYPAGIERTRRLVALRHAGFVTDRDVFTQEEILSEPMFADYLIPSGYGRGIATAICVPNGDTIVLHAEGNYRDGPFDSRTIQALDILRPHLARASLLSARLGIERARAAAEALATIGLPAAVLGRGGRTLAANDLLVALMPHVVQDRPARLALADPSADALLRTALEAVAGSAGLDAVQSIPIRGTQEHPPVIIHLIPVRGTAHDFFASSSAILLATPVVPKEVPGANVLQALFDLTPAEAKVAQSIGNGETTASIAASSGASLATVRNQLAAVLTKSGLHRQAELVGLLRGIGLDFVPKP; encoded by the coding sequence ATGACGGCCAGCCAATCCGACTCTGTGTTTGTCGACCGCGTCTACGAGGCATCCGTCATTCCGGAGTACTGGCCGCAGGTGCTGCGGGATTTCGCACGGATGGCAGGTGCGCAGGAAGCGGCTCTCCTTGCGACAGACAGCGAGGGTTCGAAACTGGTCGGTTCGTCACCGGCGGTCGACGAACTCGCAGCGAAGGTCTACAGCTATCCTGCGGGAATTGAACGAACCCGTCGCCTCGTCGCCCTTCGTCATGCCGGTTTCGTCACCGATCGCGACGTGTTCACGCAGGAGGAAATCCTGAGCGAACCCATGTTTGCCGACTATCTGATACCGAGCGGCTATGGGCGGGGAATAGCAACGGCGATATGCGTTCCCAACGGAGACACGATCGTCCTCCACGCGGAGGGAAACTATCGGGACGGTCCGTTCGATTCCCGGACGATCCAGGCGCTCGACATACTTCGCCCGCATCTGGCGCGGGCCTCGCTCCTGTCGGCGCGGCTCGGGATAGAGCGGGCGCGCGCCGCGGCGGAAGCGCTCGCGACCATCGGCCTGCCGGCGGCGGTGCTGGGGCGCGGCGGCCGCACGCTGGCCGCCAACGACCTGCTCGTCGCCCTGATGCCGCATGTCGTCCAGGACCGGCCGGCTCGCCTGGCACTTGCCGATCCGAGCGCGGATGCGCTGCTCCGCACGGCCCTCGAAGCCGTCGCTGGATCAGCGGGGCTGGATGCGGTGCAATCCATCCCGATCCGCGGCACCCAGGAGCATCCGCCGGTCATCATCCATCTGATTCCTGTGAGGGGCACGGCGCACGATTTCTTCGCGTCGTCCAGCGCCATCCTGCTGGCGACGCCCGTGGTGCCGAAAGAGGTCCCCGGCGCAAACGTCCTTCAGGCACTCTTCGACCTCACTCCGGCCGAGGCAAAGGTGGCGCAATCCATCGGCAATGGCGAGACGACGGCGAGCATCGCCGCTTCCAGCGGCGCATCGCTTGCCACCGTACGTAACCAGCTTGCCGCCGTGCTCACAAAGTCCGGACTGCACCGGCAGGCCGAACTGGTCGGGTTGCTGCGTGGGATCGGGCTGGATTTCGTCCCCAAGCCCTAG
- a CDS encoding chorismate mutase, producing MSDTADTVHVRETLAGYRASIDNIDAALIHMLAERFRCTKAVGVLKAEHGLPPADPAREQQQIERLRRLAKDAHLDPDFAEKFLNFIVKEVIRHHEAIAAASGGEKESAPTGA from the coding sequence TTGAGCGATACGGCCGACACCGTGCACGTAAGGGAAACCCTGGCCGGCTACCGCGCCTCGATCGACAACATCGACGCGGCGCTGATCCACATGCTGGCCGAGCGTTTCCGCTGCACCAAGGCTGTCGGCGTGCTCAAGGCCGAGCACGGCCTGCCGCCGGCCGATCCGGCCCGCGAGCAGCAGCAGATCGAGCGTCTGCGCCGGCTGGCGAAGGATGCTCATCTCGACCCGGATTTCGCGGAGAAATTCCTGAACTTCATCGTGAAGGAAGTGATCCGCCACCACGAAGCCATTGCCGCCGCCAGCGGCGGCGAAAAGGAAAGCGCCCCGACGGGCGCGTGA
- the rpsP gene encoding 30S ribosomal protein S16 — MALKIRLARAGSKKRPYYHIVIADVRSPRDGRFIETVGAWNPMLPKDGDRVKIDEERVKHWLSHGALPTDRVLRFLDQAGIAKRPARSNPTKAEPGKKAQERAAFLKKAEEEAAAKLAAEREAPAEEAAAS, encoded by the coding sequence ATGGCACTGAAGATCAGACTGGCCCGCGCGGGCTCCAAGAAGCGTCCCTACTACCACATCGTCATCGCCGACGTGCGCAGCCCGCGCGACGGCCGTTTCATCGAGACGGTCGGCGCGTGGAACCCGATGCTGCCGAAGGACGGCGACCGCGTGAAGATCGACGAGGAGCGCGTCAAGCACTGGCTCTCCCACGGCGCCCTGCCGACGGACCGCGTGCTGCGCTTCCTCGATCAGGCCGGCATCGCCAAGCGCCCGGCGCGCAGCAACCCCACCAAGGCCGAGCCGGGCAAGAAGGCCCAGGAGCGTGCCGCCTTCCTGAAGAAGGCCGAGGAAGAAGCCGCGGCCAAGCTGGCCGCCGAGCGCGAAGCCCCGGCAGAGGAAGCCGCCGCGTCCTGA
- a CDS encoding DUF167 family protein — protein MPDFFRTASGGADVFIRLTPRGGADAIEGVEETADGRAHLKARVRAAPEKGAANKALEKLLAHALGIPKGQVSVASGATARLKTLRVTGDEGDIVRKLRALAASSGR, from the coding sequence TTGCCGGATTTCTTCCGAACAGCCTCCGGCGGCGCGGATGTTTTCATCCGGCTGACGCCGCGCGGCGGCGCCGACGCGATCGAAGGGGTCGAGGAGACGGCGGACGGACGTGCCCATCTGAAGGCGCGCGTGCGCGCGGCTCCCGAGAAGGGCGCGGCGAACAAGGCGCTCGAAAAACTTCTGGCGCATGCGCTGGGTATCCCCAAGGGGCAGGTCTCGGTCGCCAGCGGCGCCACCGCGCGCCTGAAGACGCTGAGGGTCACGGGCGACGAAGGCGATATCGTCCGCAAGCTGAGAGCCTTGGCGGCGTCATCCGGAAGATAG
- the ffh gene encoding signal recognition particle protein, with amino-acid sequence MFESLQERLGSILNGLTGRGALSEADVSAALREVRRALLEADVALEVVRSFVEKVREKAVGAAVVKSIKPGQMVVKIVHDELVAMLGDEGKAIDLNAPAPVVVMMVGLQGSGKTTTTGKIAKRLTDRQGKKVLMASLDTRRPAAQEQLRQIGEQVKVATLPIVAGQSPVDIAKRAVQAGRLGGHDVVILDTAGRTHIDEPLMVEMADIRKVSSPHEILLVADALTGQDAVNLARNFDERVGITGLVLTRMDGDGRGGAALSMRAVTGKPVKLIGVGEKMDALEEFHPKRIANRILGMGDIVSLVEKASETIDAEKAAAMAKKMQSGKFDLNDLADQLRQMQSMGGMGGIMGMMPGMGKMKDQMASAGFDDKMFKQQLAIIGSMTKAERGNPDLLKHSRKKRIAAGSGTDAAAINKLLKMHRQMADMMKAMGGKGKGGGMMRGLMGGMAQKMGLGGMMPGMGGMPDLSKIDPRQLEELRKQAEAAGMGGGGLPKGLGGLPGGGLPGLPGGPRLPGMGGGLPGLPKKK; translated from the coding sequence ATGTTTGAATCGCTTCAGGAGCGCCTTGGCTCCATCCTGAACGGACTGACCGGCCGCGGAGCGCTCTCCGAAGCGGACGTCTCGGCGGCGCTGCGCGAGGTCCGCCGGGCGCTGCTCGAGGCGGACGTGGCGCTGGAAGTGGTGCGCTCCTTTGTCGAAAAGGTGCGCGAGAAGGCCGTAGGCGCGGCGGTGGTCAAGTCGATCAAGCCCGGCCAGATGGTGGTCAAGATCGTCCATGACGAACTGGTCGCCATGCTGGGCGACGAGGGCAAGGCGATCGACCTCAACGCGCCGGCGCCCGTCGTTGTCATGATGGTCGGCCTGCAGGGTTCGGGCAAGACGACGACCACCGGCAAGATCGCGAAACGGCTCACCGATCGCCAGGGCAAGAAGGTCCTGATGGCGTCGCTCGACACGCGCCGCCCCGCCGCCCAGGAGCAGCTGCGCCAGATCGGCGAGCAGGTGAAGGTCGCCACGCTGCCGATCGTCGCCGGCCAGTCGCCGGTCGACATTGCGAAGCGCGCCGTCCAGGCAGGACGTCTCGGCGGCCACGACGTCGTCATCCTCGACACCGCCGGCCGCACGCATATCGACGAGCCGCTGATGGTCGAGATGGCCGACATCCGCAAGGTGTCGTCGCCGCACGAGATCCTGCTGGTCGCCGACGCGCTGACCGGCCAGGACGCCGTCAACCTCGCCCGCAACTTCGACGAACGCGTTGGCATCACCGGTCTCGTGCTGACGCGCATGGACGGCGACGGGCGCGGTGGCGCGGCGCTGTCGATGCGCGCCGTCACCGGCAAGCCGGTCAAGCTGATCGGCGTCGGCGAAAAGATGGACGCGCTAGAGGAATTCCATCCCAAGCGCATCGCCAACCGCATCCTCGGCATGGGCGACATCGTCTCGCTGGTCGAGAAGGCATCCGAAACCATCGACGCGGAAAAGGCCGCGGCGATGGCCAAGAAGATGCAGTCGGGCAAGTTCGACCTGAACGATCTCGCCGATCAGCTTCGGCAGATGCAGTCGATGGGCGGCATGGGCGGCATAATGGGAATGATGCCGGGCATGGGCAAGATGAAGGACCAGATGGCCTCCGCCGGCTTCGACGACAAGATGTTCAAGCAGCAGCTCGCCATCATAGGCTCGATGACCAAGGCCGAGCGGGGCAATCCCGACCTGCTTAAGCACAGCCGCAAGAAGCGCATCGCCGCCGGTTCCGGCACGGACGCCGCCGCGATCAACAAGCTCCTGAAGATGCACCGCCAGATGGCCGACATGATGAAGGCCATGGGCGGCAAGGGGAAGGGCGGCGGCATGATGCGCGGCCTGATGGGCGGCATGGCCCAGAAGATGGGCCTCGGCGGCATGATGCCCGGCATGGGCGGGATGCCCGACCTCTCCAAGATAGACCCCAGGCAGCTCGAGGAGCTGCGCAAGCAGGCCGAGGCAGCCGGCATGGGCGGCGGCGGTCTTCCGAAAGGCCTCGGCGGCCTGCCGGGAGGAGGGCTTCCCGGATTGCCCGGCGGACCTCGTCTGCCCGGCATGGGCGGCGGCCTGCCCGGGCTGCCGAAGAAGAAGTGA
- a CDS encoding aspartate-semialdehyde dehydrogenase, protein MGFKIAVAGATGNVGREMLNILEERGFPADEVVALASRRSFGTEVSYGDRTLKVKTLDTYDFSDTDICLMSAGGNVSKEHSPRIGRQGCVVIDNSSAWRYDQDVPLVVPEVNPDAIDGFTRKNIIANPNCSTAQLVVALKPLHDAAKITRVVVSTYQSVSGAGKDGMDELFTQTRAVYVADPVESKKFTKRIAFNVIPHIDVFMEDGYTKEEWKMMAETKKILDPKIKLTATCVRVPVFIGHSEAVNVEFERPISAEEARDILRDAPGCLVIDKREDGGYITPLESAGEDATYISRIREDITVENGLSMWVVSDNLRKGAALNAIQIAELLVARGLIQPKKQAA, encoded by the coding sequence ATGGGTTTCAAGATCGCAGTCGCCGGCGCGACCGGCAATGTCGGCCGCGAGATGCTCAACATCCTCGAGGAGCGCGGCTTCCCCGCCGACGAGGTGGTGGCGCTCGCCTCCCGCCGCTCGTTCGGCACGGAAGTCTCCTACGGCGACCGGACGCTGAAGGTGAAGACGCTCGACACCTACGACTTTTCCGACACCGACATCTGCCTGATGTCGGCCGGCGGCAACGTCTCCAAGGAGCATTCGCCGCGCATCGGCAGGCAGGGCTGCGTGGTGATCGACAACTCCTCGGCCTGGCGCTACGACCAGGACGTGCCGCTGGTCGTGCCGGAGGTCAATCCGGACGCCATCGACGGCTTCACCCGCAAGAACATCATCGCCAATCCCAACTGCTCGACCGCGCAGCTGGTGGTGGCGCTGAAGCCGCTGCATGACGCCGCCAAGATCACGCGCGTGGTGGTGTCGACCTACCAGTCCGTCTCCGGCGCGGGCAAGGACGGCATGGATGAACTTTTCACCCAGACCCGCGCCGTCTACGTCGCCGATCCGGTGGAATCGAAGAAGTTCACCAAGCGCATCGCCTTCAACGTCATTCCGCACATCGACGTCTTCATGGAGGACGGCTACACCAAGGAAGAGTGGAAGATGATGGCGGAGACGAAGAAGATCCTCGACCCGAAGATCAAGCTCACCGCGACCTGTGTGCGTGTGCCGGTCTTCATCGGCCACTCCGAGGCAGTCAACGTCGAGTTCGAGAGGCCGATCTCCGCCGAGGAGGCACGCGACATCCTGCGCGACGCGCCGGGCTGCCTCGTGATCGACAAGCGCGAGGACGGCGGCTACATCACCCCGCTTGAATCGGCGGGCGAGGACGCGACCTACATCTCGCGCATCCGCGAGGACATCACGGTTGAGAACGGCCTGTCGATGTGGGTGGTCTCGGACAATCTGCGCAAGGGCGCGGCGCTCAACGCCATCCAGATCGCCGAACTCCTGGTCGCGCGCGGACTGATCCAGCCGAAGAAGCAGGCGGCCTGA
- a CDS encoding YggT family protein gives MVALIQTLVLAIDIYWWMIIASAIFSWLFAFNVINGRNQFVATIGDFLFRVTEPALRPIRRILPDLGGIDISPIILLLILFFVRQFILTTLAPAII, from the coding sequence ATGGTTGCGCTTATCCAGACCCTCGTCCTCGCGATCGACATCTACTGGTGGATGATCATCGCATCCGCGATCTTCTCCTGGCTTTTCGCATTCAACGTGATCAACGGCCGCAACCAGTTCGTCGCGACGATCGGCGATTTCCTCTTCCGGGTCACCGAACCGGCGCTGCGGCCAATCCGGCGCATCCTCCCCGATCTCGGCGGCATAGACATCTCGCCGATCATCCTGCTTCTGATCCTGTTCTTCGTCCGGCAGTTCATTCTGACGACCCTGGCCCCGGCCATCATCTGA